Within the Pseudomonas chlororaphis subsp. aurantiaca genome, the region GGTTCTCGATAAAGGCCTTTTCGCGGTCGCGGTCTTCGGCGCGCAACGGGCGGATCAGCACCGGGCTGCCGTCGTTGAGGGCGTCTATCCAGTGTTCGCCCTTCTGCTGAGCGAAGGCGGCCAGGGCTGGCGTGTGGATGGCGGTGCTGGTCATGGGCAAGTCTCCGTGAAGGTGCAGAGGATTGCCTGAACATTCACATCTGTCAGGCGCCGGGCCCTTGATTCAGGTCAACGGGCGGCGGTGTCGCGGAGGGTTTTGCGCCAGGAGGCAGATTGGCCGCGAACCATCAGGCCTTGGGCATCAAGGTGGCGATCAGCGCCCGCACGGTGCCGGGCAGGGCCTCCAGTTCGCGGACGATGATGCTGCGTTCGCGCACCGCCCAGGCCTCGTCGAGTTTCACCGTCACCAGCTGCATGGTGTGGCTGTGCCGGATGGCGGCCGACTCGGGAATGATGCCGATACCGACGCCGGCCTCGACCATGCGGCACACCGCTTCGAAGCTCGACACCTGGATCCGCAGCGACAGTTGCTTGCCGGTGCGCTCCACGTGTTCGCGCAAAAAACTCAGCAAGGTGCTGCCTTCGTGCAGGCCGATGTGCTGGTAGGCCAGGGTCTGCTCCAGGGTCACCGCCCGCTGCGTCGCCAGCGGGTGGTCGACCGGCAGGATCAGCACCAGGTGGTCGGTGCTGAAGTGCAGGACCTGCAGGCCGCTGGCTTCCACCGGGCCGGCGATGATGCCCATGTCGGCGGTGCCGTCGAGCACGCCACGCACGATGTCCCGGGACAGGCGCTCCTGCAGGTCCACCGTGACCCCCGGGCGTTTCGACAGAAAGCCGGCGAGGATCTCCGGCAGGAATTCGGTCACCGCCGTGGTGTTGGCGAAGATGCGCATATGCCCGGTGGAATCGCCGCCGTATTGGGTGAACTCGCTTTTCAAGTAGTCCACCTGGCGCATGATCAGCCGCGCATGCTGTAACAGGCGCTCGCCCGCCGGGGTGACTTCGACGCCGCGACTGTCGCGGTACAGCAGGCGGGTCTCGAGCTGGCTTTCCAGGGCCTTGATCCGCGCGCTGGCCGCCGCCGGCGACAGAAAGGCGCGCTTGGCGCCCTGGGTCAGGCTTGGCGATTCGGCGATATGGATAAACAGGCGCAGGTCGGCCAGATCGAAATGCATGGGCGGCTCCTGGGGGGGATGAGGGGTAAAGCGGCGTTCAGCATAACCGAACGCCGGTTTATTGAAATGCAAATTCTCAGAACGCACAGCGGCTTGCATGATCGGGCTCACCACCACTGCAACAGGATCCGACCCGATGAGCGTGACCGACCCCAGCGCCTGGATAGGCCGAAGCCAGCAAGCCCGAGACCTGCTCAGCGACAACCTGCTCAAGCGCATCGCCGCGACCTTTGGCGAACCCGTGCCGGCCCATGGCGAGGCCTTGCCGCCGCTGTGGCAATGGTGCTTTTTCCAGGAGCCGCTGGCCGAAAGCGCCCTGGGCGGCGACGGCCATCCGGCCCGTGGCGGCTTCCTGCCGCCGGCGGCCAATCGCAACCGCATGTGGGCCGGTGGCCGGCTGGAGTTCCTCGAGCCGTTGCGCGCCGGTTTCGCCGCGGACTGTGTGTCGACCATCAGCCATGTCGAGGAAAAGACCGGGCGCACCGGCGCGCTGCTGTTCGTCACGGTGCGCCATGAGTATTCCCAGGACGGGCGCCTGGCGATTCGCGAAGAGCAGGACATCGTCTACCGTGAGCCGACCCCGCCCAAGCAAGCCAGCGGCGAGCCACTGATCCAGGGCGACTGGCGCGAACCCGTCGAACCCAGCCCGACCTTGTTGTTCCGCTACAGCGCCGTGACCTTCAACGGCCATCGCATCCACTACGACTTTCCCTACGTCACCGAGACCGAAGGTTATCCGGGGCTGGTGGTGCACGGCCCGTTGATCGCCACCCTCAGCCTGCGGGCGTTCTGCCGTGCCCATCCCGGAGCCAGGTTGCGGCGCTTCGCCTATCGCGGCCTGCGGCCGTTGATTGCGCCGCAGCCGTTCGAGGTCGGCGGGCGCATCGTCCGCCCCGGCGTTGCCGAACTCTGGGCCGGCAACGACGCCGGCCTGGCCCAGCGCGGCGAAGTGCTGTTCGACCCGATCCCACAACAATAGCCACAGGCGGAGAGCCGTTCGATGAACCCCAACAGCAATGAAGAATTGAATGCCATCCGTGAAGGCGTGCGGGCCCTGTGCGCGGACTTTCCCGCCGAATACTGGCGCCGGATCGACGAGAAAAAGGGCTTCCCGCAAGCCTTTGTCAAAGCCATGACAGAAGCCGGCTGGCTCTCGGCGATGATCCCCGAGCAGTACGGCGGTTCGGGCCTGGGCCTGGCCGAAGCCTCGGTGATCCTCGAAGAAGTGAACCGCTGCGGCGGCAACTCCGGCACCGTGCACGGGCAGATGTACAACATGTTCACCCTGCTGCGGCACGGCAGCGAGGCGCAAAAAAGCTACTACCTGCCCAAGCTCGCCAGCGGCGAACTGCGCCTGCAATCGATGGGCGTCACCGAGCCCACCACCGGCACCGACACCACCAAGATCAAGACCACCGCCGTACGCAAGGGTGACAAGTACGTGATCAACGGGCAGAAGGTGTGGATCTCGCGCATCCAGCATTCCGACCTGATGATCCTGCTGGCGCGCACCACGCCGCTGGCCGAGGTCAAGAAAAAATCCGAAGGCATGTCGATCTTCCTGGTCGACCTGCGCGAGGCCATCGGCCACGGCCTGACCGTGCAGCCGATCGCCAACATGGTCAACCACGAGACCAACGAGCTGTTCTTCGACAACCTGGAGATCCCCGCCGACAGCCTGATCGGTGAGGAAGGCAAGGGGTTCCGCTACATCCTCGACGGCCTCAACGCCGAACGCACCCTGATCGCCGCCGAGTGCATCGGCGATGGCCGCTGGTTTATCGAGAAGGCCAGCCAGTACGCCCGCGACCGCGTGGTGTTCGGCCGGCCGATCGGGCAGAACCAGGGCGTGCAGTTCCCCATCGCCGAAGCCCATATCGAGATCGAGGCCGCCGATCTGATGCGCTGGCGCGCCTGCGAGGAATATGACAGCGGCCTGAACGCCGGAGCCAGCGCCAACATGGCCAAGTACCTGGCGGCCAAGGCTTCGTGGGAGGCGGCCAACGCCTGCCTGCAGACCCACGGCGGTTTCGGCTTCGCCAATGAGTACGACGTCGAGCGCAAATTCCGCGAGACCCGCCTGTACCAGGTGGCGCCGATCTCCACCAACCTGATCCTGTCCTATGTGGCCGAGCACCTGCTCGAACTGCCGCGCAGTTTCTGAGGAACCGAGCATGAGCCATACCCAAGCCTTGGCCGGGTTCCTTGCCGGCCTGAGTTACCAGCAGCTACCCGACAGCGTGCTGGCGCGCACCGAGGAGCTGTTCCTCGACTGGCTCGGCTCCGCCCTGGCCAGCCAGGGCGCGCATCCGATTCCGTTGTTCGAGCGTTACGCCCGGCATATGGGGCCGGCCGATGGCCCGGCGCGGATCCTGGTCAACGGTCGCGGCAGCTCGGCCTATTTCGCCGCCCTGGTGAACGCCGCGTCCTCCCATCTGGTGGAGCAGGACGACCTGCACAACAGCTCGGTGTTGCACCCGGCCACCGTGGTGTTCCCGGCGGCCCTGGCGGCGGCCCAGGACCTGGGCAAGTCCGGTCGCGAGCTGCTGTTGGCGGCGGTGGCCGGTTACGAGGCGGGGATTCGCATCGGCGAGTTCATGGGCCGTTCCCATTACCGGATCTTCCACACCACGGCCACCGTCGGCACCCTCGCCGCGGCGGTGGCGGTGGGCAAGCTGATGGACTTCGACCAGGCACAGTTCATCGACCTGCTGGGCAGCGCCGGAACCCAGGCCGCCGGGTTCTGGGAGTTTTTGCGCGACGCCGCGGACTCCAAGCAACTGCACACGGCCAAGGCCGCGGCCGACGGGCTGCTCGCCGCCTACCTGACCCGCGACGGGCTGACCGGCGCGCGCAATATTCTCGAAGGCGAGCAGGGCATGGCCGCGGGCATGTCCTGGGATGCCGAGCCGAGCAGGCTGTCCGATCGGCTCGGTTCGCGTTGGGCCTTGCTGGAAACCTCGTTCAAGCTCCACGCCGCCTGCCGCCATACCCACCCGGCCGCCGATGCCTTGCTGGCGCTGATGCAGCGCGAAGGCCTGAGCCACGGGCAGATCGCCCGGGTGGAAACCCGCGTGCACCAGGGTGCCATCGATGTGCTGGGGCGGGTGAGCGTGCCGCAGACCGTGCACCAGGCTAAGTTTTCCATGGGCACCGTGCTCGGCCTGATCGCCGTGCATGGCAAGGCCGGGCTGCCGGAGTTCCATGAGCTGGCGCTGAACGATCCGGCGGTGGCGGCGTTTCGCGACAAGGTGTCGATGGTCCTCGACCCCGAGGTCGACCGCGCCTACCCGCAACGCTGGCTTGGCCGGGTGCTGGTCACCACTGTCGACGGCCGCACCCTGCATGGCGTCATCGACGAGCCCAAGGGCGATCCGGGCAATGGCCTGTCGCGGGCGGAGCTTGCGGACAAGTTCCAGCGCCTGTTGCGCTTCTCCGGCGCCCGCACGGCGGAGCAGGGCGCGGCCCTGATCCGCCAGGCGTGGAACCTGCGCGACACCGCGCAACTGAACGAATTGCTCTGAACCAGCCCGAGGACGCCTTATGACAAGCACTACCGCACAACCCCGGCCGCTGGACGGCATCACCGTGGTCAGCCTGGAACACGCCATCGCCGCGCCGTTCTGTACCCGCCAACTGGCCGACCTGGGCGCCCGGGTGATCAAGGTCGAACGCCCTGGCAGCGGCGATTTTGCCCGTGGCTACGACGAGCGCGTGCGCGGCCTGGCCTCGCATTTCGTCTGGACCAACCGCTCCAAGGAAAGCCTGACCCTGGACCTCAAGCAGGACGCCGCCGGCGACATTCTTCAACGCCTGCTGGCCCAGGCCGACGTGCTGGTGCAGAACCTCGCGCCGGGCGCGGCGGCGCGCATGGGCCTGTCGTTCGAGGCGCTGCACGAACGTTTTCCGCGGCTGATCGTCTGCGACATTTCCGGTTATGGCGAGGGCGGCCCCTATGAGAAGAAAAAGGCCTACGACCTGCTGATCCAGAGCGAGGGCGGGTTCCTGTCGGTGACCGGCGGCCCGGGCGAGGAGCAACTGGCCAAGGCCGGCTGCTCGATCGCCGACATCGCCGCCGGCATGTACGCCTACAGCGGCATCCTCTCGGCGCTGTTGCTACGCGGCAGGACCGGGCAGGGCAGCCGCATCGACGTGAGCATGCTGGAAAGCCTGGTGGAGTGGATGGGCTACCCGATGTACTACGCCTTCGACGGCGCACCGCCACCGCCACGGGCTGGCGCGGCGCACTCGACCATCTACCCCTACGGGCCGTTTCCGGCGGGGGACGGCGGCACTGTGATGCTCGGCTTGCAGAACGAGCGCGAATGGGCGGCGTTCTGCGACAAGGTGCTGTTGCTACCGGAGCTGGCCGGCGACGAGCGCTTCTCGGCCAACTTCAAGCGTTCGGCCAATCGCGAGGCGCTGCGCCAGATCATTGTCGACAGCTTCGCCCGGCTGACGGTGGAGGAGGTGATCGAGCGGCTGGAGCAGGCGCAGATCGCCAGCGCCCGGGTCAACGACATGCAGGGCGTGTGGCAGCACCCGCAACTCAAGGCCCGCGACGGCTGGCGCGAGGTGGACAGCCCGGCCGGCAAGCTGCCGTCGTTGCTGCCGCCGGCGCGCAATGCCGCGTTCGAACCACGCATGGATGGCGTCCCGGCGCTGGGCCAGCACAGCGGCGCGATCCTCGCCGAACTGGGCCTGTCCACCGAGGCCATCGAACAGCTGCAGGCCAACGGCGTGATCTGAGATCCGCAGGCTTGCACGGCTTCTGTAGGAGCAGCCGGTCGACGCTCGATTGCTGGCGAAGAGGCCCTTGAGGTTTGCGTCGAATTCGCGGGCCTGCCGCGGGCAAGCATGCGCGGCCAATACATAGATAACCCGGTCCACGGACCCCACATCACTTACAAGGAATTCAACATGTCCAACCCTATTGTCCGCTCTGCCTTGTTCGTGCCGGGCAGCCGTCCCGAGCGTTTCGGCAAGGCCCTGGCCAGCGGCGCCGATGCGGTGATCGTCGATTTCGAGGACGCCGTGGAGGAGCCGCTCAAGCGCCAGGCCCGGGACAACCTCGAGCAGTTCCTGAACACCCAGCCCCAGGTCAGGCTGTGGGTGCGGGTCAATGCCCCGGAACATGCCGAGCATGCCGCCGACCTGGCGTTCTGCAAGCGTCACGCCGGGGTCGTCGGCATCCTGCTGCCCAAGGTCGAAAGCGCCGCCCAGGTGGCGACCGTGGCGGCCACCGGCAAGCAGATCTGGCCGATCATCGAAAGCGCGCGCGGGCTGTTGGCCCTGGCGGAGATCGCCCGGGCCGCGGCGGTGCAGCGCCTGTCTTTCGGCGGCCTGGACCTGGCGCTGGACCTCAACCTGTGCAGCGGTTCGGTGGCGGCGCAGTTCGCCCTGGACCAGGCGCGGCTGGCGCTGATCCTGCATTCGCGCGCCGCCGGGTTGGTCGCGCCGCTGGATGGCGTGCACCCGGCCATCGACGATCCGCAAGGTTTGCGCGGCTCCATCCGCCACGCCTACGAAATGGGCTTCGGCGGCGCCTTGTGCATCCACCCGAAACAGGTGCCGGTGATCCACCAGGCCCTGGCCCCCAGCGCCGAGGACCTGGCCTGGGCGCAACGGGTGGTGGACGCCGGCAGCCACGGCGCCGGCGCCTACCAGATCGACGGCCAGATGGTCGAC harbors:
- a CDS encoding LysR family transcriptional regulator; translated protein: MHFDLADLRLFIHIAESPSLTQGAKRAFLSPAAASARIKALESQLETRLLYRDSRGVEVTPAGERLLQHARLIMRQVDYLKSEFTQYGGDSTGHMRIFANTTAVTEFLPEILAGFLSKRPGVTVDLQERLSRDIVRGVLDGTADMGIIAGPVEASGLQVLHFSTDHLVLILPVDHPLATQRAVTLEQTLAYQHIGLHEGSTLLSFLREHVERTGKQLSLRIQVSSFEAVCRMVEAGVGIGIIPESAAIRHSHTMQLVTVKLDEAWAVRERSIIVRELEALPGTVRALIATLMPKA
- a CDS encoding FAS1-like dehydratase domain-containing protein, translating into MSVTDPSAWIGRSQQARDLLSDNLLKRIAATFGEPVPAHGEALPPLWQWCFFQEPLAESALGGDGHPARGGFLPPAANRNRMWAGGRLEFLEPLRAGFAADCVSTISHVEEKTGRTGALLFVTVRHEYSQDGRLAIREEQDIVYREPTPPKQASGEPLIQGDWREPVEPSPTLLFRYSAVTFNGHRIHYDFPYVTETEGYPGLVVHGPLIATLSLRAFCRAHPGARLRRFAYRGLRPLIAPQPFEVGGRIVRPGVAELWAGNDAGLAQRGEVLFDPIPQQ
- a CDS encoding MmgE/PrpD family protein, translating into MSHTQALAGFLAGLSYQQLPDSVLARTEELFLDWLGSALASQGAHPIPLFERYARHMGPADGPARILVNGRGSSAYFAALVNAASSHLVEQDDLHNSSVLHPATVVFPAALAAAQDLGKSGRELLLAAVAGYEAGIRIGEFMGRSHYRIFHTTATVGTLAAAVAVGKLMDFDQAQFIDLLGSAGTQAAGFWEFLRDAADSKQLHTAKAAADGLLAAYLTRDGLTGARNILEGEQGMAAGMSWDAEPSRLSDRLGSRWALLETSFKLHAACRHTHPAADALLALMQREGLSHGQIARVETRVHQGAIDVLGRVSVPQTVHQAKFSMGTVLGLIAVHGKAGLPEFHELALNDPAVAAFRDKVSMVLDPEVDRAYPQRWLGRVLVTTVDGRTLHGVIDEPKGDPGNGLSRAELADKFQRLLRFSGARTAEQGAALIRQAWNLRDTAQLNELL
- a CDS encoding HpcH/HpaI aldolase/citrate lyase family protein, yielding MSNPIVRSALFVPGSRPERFGKALASGADAVIVDFEDAVEEPLKRQARDNLEQFLNTQPQVRLWVRVNAPEHAEHAADLAFCKRHAGVVGILLPKVESAAQVATVAATGKQIWPIIESARGLLALAEIARAAAVQRLSFGGLDLALDLNLCSGSVAAQFALDQARLALILHSRAAGLVAPLDGVHPAIDDPQGLRGSIRHAYEMGFGGALCIHPKQVPVIHQALAPSAEDLAWAQRVVDAGSHGAGAYQIDGQMVDAPVLLRAQRLLALAS
- a CDS encoding CaiB/BaiF CoA transferase family protein, producing the protein MTSTTAQPRPLDGITVVSLEHAIAAPFCTRQLADLGARVIKVERPGSGDFARGYDERVRGLASHFVWTNRSKESLTLDLKQDAAGDILQRLLAQADVLVQNLAPGAAARMGLSFEALHERFPRLIVCDISGYGEGGPYEKKKAYDLLIQSEGGFLSVTGGPGEEQLAKAGCSIADIAAGMYAYSGILSALLLRGRTGQGSRIDVSMLESLVEWMGYPMYYAFDGAPPPPRAGAAHSTIYPYGPFPAGDGGTVMLGLQNEREWAAFCDKVLLLPELAGDERFSANFKRSANREALRQIIVDSFARLTVEEVIERLEQAQIASARVNDMQGVWQHPQLKARDGWREVDSPAGKLPSLLPPARNAAFEPRMDGVPALGQHSGAILAELGLSTEAIEQLQANGVI
- a CDS encoding acyl-CoA dehydrogenase family protein, which encodes MNPNSNEELNAIREGVRALCADFPAEYWRRIDEKKGFPQAFVKAMTEAGWLSAMIPEQYGGSGLGLAEASVILEEVNRCGGNSGTVHGQMYNMFTLLRHGSEAQKSYYLPKLASGELRLQSMGVTEPTTGTDTTKIKTTAVRKGDKYVINGQKVWISRIQHSDLMILLARTTPLAEVKKKSEGMSIFLVDLREAIGHGLTVQPIANMVNHETNELFFDNLEIPADSLIGEEGKGFRYILDGLNAERTLIAAECIGDGRWFIEKASQYARDRVVFGRPIGQNQGVQFPIAEAHIEIEAADLMRWRACEEYDSGLNAGASANMAKYLAAKASWEAANACLQTHGGFGFANEYDVERKFRETRLYQVAPISTNLILSYVAEHLLELPRSF